The following nucleotide sequence is from Anaerolineae bacterium.
GACCTTGACTGAATGGGCCATCATTGTGCTTACAATGGGTTTGGTGATAGTCACAGAAATGCTTAACACGGTTGCCGAAGCGGCTATGGACTATACCTCTACAGATTTTGACCCCCGCATCAAGATAATCAAAGATGTGGCCGCCGGAGCCGTTTTGATTGCGGCGATTACGTCGGTGGTAGTGGGCTTGCTTGTTTTAGGCCCCCCGTTACTGAAACGACTCACCTTCTGAACATCCCCATAAACCACCTGGTTTCATCCCATTAGATATCCTGAATAGGCGCTTACGGCTGACACCTTCAACGAAGCGGGAAAAATTGACTCATCAAAGCATAAAGACTATGCTAAAATGAGCAAACAAATAATTATTGTCCTGAACGCCCGGTATCTCACGCTAAACAAGGCGGGCATAAAGGGAATATTTGTAAAAAACAGGAGATTAAGCAAATGACGAGGATTGTAACCATTGGAGGTGGAACCGGGGCGCCGACAGTATTACAGGCCTTGATCAGAGCAGGCTTTAGCGATATTAACGCCATCTGCGCCGCCACGGATTCAGGCGGGCAAACAGGCGTCATCCGTTCAGATGAACGAGACCAGGTAATTGCCATATCTGATTTGTTGCGTAATCTTTTAGCCTTAACCCCGCCAGAAAGTAGCCAAATGGACAATGTGGGCATTTTCAGAGAGATTATCAATTTTTCAGATGGCCGTAACCGGAATCTGGGTTATACAATTTACTATGCCTTGTTAGAAAAATATGATAATGACTATTTGCAGGTGCAACGATCATTGGAAAGGTTGCTGGGGATTCAGTTTATGGGGTGCGCCATTCCCGCCACCTCGCAATCTGCTACCATTTGTTTCCAATCTGAAAGCGGGAATATATATCACGGCGAACATGAATTGGATCGTTATTCTATGTCGCAGGACATGATTGACCGGGTCTGGATTGAGCCGTTAGTATCGGCCAGCCCGGGGGTCATTGAGGTTATTATGCAGGCCACGCACATTGTTTACTGTCCCGGCAGTATGTACGGCTCGGTGATTGCTAATCTGTTGCCCAAAGGCGTTACTAAAGCCCTGGAGCAAACAACGGCCAAAAAGATTTTTATCAGTAATTTGGTCTCGGTGCGGAATGAAACCCATAACTTTACCCCGGAAGATTTTTGGCATCTGTTCCAAACTTATACCGGCCTGGATCGTCCCTTTGCGGTGATGGTAGTGCCTGATCTGTCAAAAGCGGAATTTGAAAATAGATACACCACCATAGCCGGCCATTACGCCAAATATCACTCGTACTTTTTGGGATGGACGGCGGAAGAGTTAAGGCCAATGCAAGAGAGAGGGGTAGAATTAGAGATGGGCGACCACTATTCGCTCACCCAGCAGTTCAACCGTTTGCGGCACGATCCGCTGAAATTAGCCAAAATCTTGCAGCGGGTGATTGTTTAAAAAGTCCGGGCCGGATTAATTCCGGTTTCAGTCCGGCGTCCACACCCTTTCGGCTAATTTACCCTTCCCCACTGCCCGGGCATAGCGGCGTATCTGTCTTTCAATTTCTGCTTCATTTCCAAACAGCATGTTCAGTTGCGAGGCATAGGCCCGGATACTATCCAGTTTGGCCCGCAAATTATTTTCTCCAAAGTTTTCCAGCCGAGGCGTGAAATATTTATCCGTTTGCCGTAATTCCGCCAGGGTGTCTTCTAACTTAAGGCCGCCAAAATGGATGGTGGGATCGGCATAGGGATAATCCTCATAAAAGATCACGGGCCAGCCCTGGCTGCGTAATTGCCAGGCCGCGGTATGGGTTAATTGGTGGTCAACGTGATGGCCCACCGCTAAGGGCGCATAGAGCCTGGTATCCTCGTGGTGAATCGCCTGTTCAATAATGGCCGTGGCAATCTTTTCGGCCAGGCCGAGATCGGCAGGATGGATTTGGCCAAACAGTTTGGTTTCGTCGGCGTAATACCATTCTCCGGCTTGGGGCTGGCCGCGATAAATGCAGTCGCAAAAATGCAAATGCAAATAGCCAGCGCCCAGGGCTTGCATAGCGGCCTGATCTTCGGCCTGGCGCGTGGCCACAACGTCAGCGGGGTTGCC
It contains:
- a CDS encoding PIG-L family deacetylase, whose translation is MAKAYQAIYLSPHFDDVALSCGGAIHRQTRAGQSVLVITVCAAPPPPGDPFSLFAQEMHAGWGNPADVVATRQAEDQAAMQALGAGYLHLHFCDCIYRGQPQAGEWYYADETKLFGQIHPADLGLAEKIATAIIEQAIHHEDTRLYAPLAVGHHVDHQLTHTAAWQLRSQGWPVIFYEDYPYADPTIHFGGLKLEDTLAELRQTDKYFTPRLENFGENNLRAKLDSIRAYASQLNMLFGNEAEIERQIRRYARAVGKGKLAERVWTPD
- a CDS encoding YvcK family protein, whose product is MTRIVTIGGGTGAPTVLQALIRAGFSDINAICAATDSGGQTGVIRSDERDQVIAISDLLRNLLALTPPESSQMDNVGIFREIINFSDGRNRNLGYTIYYALLEKYDNDYLQVQRSLERLLGIQFMGCAIPATSQSATICFQSESGNIYHGEHELDRYSMSQDMIDRVWIEPLVSASPGVIEVIMQATHIVYCPGSMYGSVIANLLPKGVTKALEQTTAKKIFISNLVSVRNETHNFTPEDFWHLFQTYTGLDRPFAVMVVPDLSKAEFENRYTTIAGHYAKYHSYFLGWTAEELRPMQERGVELEMGDHYSLTQQFNRLRHDPLKLAKILQRVIV
- a CDS encoding diacylglycerol kinase family protein, whose amino-acid sequence is MREINRLQSFQYAFAGIWHTLKTQRNAQIHLVVAFIIFILGLWLKLTLTEWAIIVLTMGLVIVTEMLNTVAEAAMDYTSTDFDPRIKIIKDVAAGAVLIAAITSVVVGLLVLGPPLLKRLTF